One Formosa agariphila KMM 3901 genomic window, TATAGTATCGTCTACTAACGGATACACATAAACCGAAGCAAAACTTGTATGACGCTTGGCATTACTATCGAATGGAGAAATACGCACCAAACGATGCACCCCATTTTCGCCTTTTAACCAACCGAAAGCAAAATCGCCTTCAAGCTCTAAGGTCACGGTTTTTATTCCGGCCACATCGCCAGCCTGATAGTTTAATTCTTTAACTTTAAATCCACTTTTTTCTGCATACATTAAGTACATACGCATAAGCATATTTGCCCAATCGCAACTCTCTGTTCCTCCTGCACCTGCGGTAATTTGAAGCACCGCACTTAACCCATCACCTTCTTCAGACAACATGTTTTTAAATTCGATGTCTTCTAAAAGTGTTTGCGCCTTTTCGAACTGTTCTGTAACTTCTTCTAAAGTAGTGTCGCCTTCTTTGTAAAACTCATATAAAACATCTAAATCGCCAACCAAAGTTGTTGCCTTATTAAAATCTTCTACCCACTTCTTTTTAACTCGAAGTGATTTCATTATAGCTTCGGCTGCTTTAGAGTCATTCCAAAAATTAGGATCGAAGGTTTGCTCTTCTTCGTTTTGTATTTCTATTAGTTTAACATCTATGTCAAAGATATTGCCTTAACGAGGTAAGGCGGTGTGAAAGATCTTTTATTTGATCTGCTGTTATCATAAGTATTTCATTTTACTCAAAAGTACTATACTTTTTTTCAAAAAATAAATTCTTAAGACAGATTATTGGTCGTATGTAACTTCTACAGCATGTTTTATTTTTTTATCACCAGAAGCAAATAAAAATGATTTAAAAGGAGCACAGTCTTTATAGTCTATACCGTGAGCGACTTTAACATGATTATGATTTGCAAATAAATTATTACTTGGATCAAAACCAATCCACCCTGAATTCGGGACGTATACTTCTACCCAAGCATGCATTTGTGTGTCTCCAAAAAAATTATTGCCTTGATGTAGATATCCTGTAACAAAACGACCTGGCAACTTATTTTTTCTAGCAATAGCTAAAAATAAATGTGCAAAATCTGGAGAATCACCTGCTTTGTTCTTTACAACATCCTTTAATAACGTATTTTGATAAGTTTCGTTACTTTTAAAAGTAATATAGTGATGCACCCAGCTATTCAATGCTTTTAAATTATCTATGATATTTTTTGAAGGTTCAAACATAAAAAGATCAAAAGGCTCTTCTTTTAATTGTGTAAATTCTGTAGGATATAAATACGCTTCGAAATCTACCGTGAAACTTAAATCGCTTAATGCGTTATAGGTCTCTTCGAATTTAATACTTGAATCGAACTCAATAGGTCCAACTTCTGCTTTTATCACTTTAAAAACAGCTTCAAAATTTAGTGCATCAACAGCTTTTTTATTACGAATTCGAATAGTTTCAAAATCATATCCATTTATAGATTTTTCGAACACGCAACTTGCAGACGCATTAAACTCACTAGAAATCAGTTCTTGAGTATCATCGGTAAGAGGTGTAACTAAATACTGCCAATACGCTTCAAAAACAGGATTCTCGTAAGTGTTTTCGGCAGTATATTTTATAGTGTAATTAAACATCTTTTTACTAATTTGGAGCTTCCAAATAAAAGCTATTTAGATAAAAAATTATATTTTTTCTTGATAAAAATATTCTTCTTCTATTTTTTCACTTATTTCAATTAAGCTTTCAAATGTATCGGAAATAAATCCTTTAACATCTTCTTGAATATCTTCAACCGTTTTATAATTATACTCACATCGCATTTTCCCAATTAAAAATGATGCTGTATTTTTTTCGTGAGCTTTTAATGGATCCAACATCGTGATATACGTCTGTATTTCGTTTAAACACTTTAAAACTGTTCTTGGAGAAGTTGGATTAAGAATTAAAAATTCGAGAACAGTGGTTTGTGTCGGAGCCTTTTTATACACTCTTCGATTAACATCTAACACATTTAAACACTTTAAAAGTGTAGTCCATTCAAAACTTCTTTTTAAAGATTTAGGCTTCTTAATATTTGCTTGTACTGCATCGTCGAACTTAATCTGTAGAATTCGAGAAACTTGTGTTGCTCTTTCAATATTCATACCCAATTTAATAAGGGCATATACTTCGTCGTGTAACATGGTTGCACGCATTTTCCCTTTTAAAATTGTAGATTGATGCATAACATGACTTGTAAAATCATGCAGACCTCTAGTTACAAAATGCTCTTTAGAATATCCTACCAAAGAGTGATAAAATATATTTATGGCCTCGTAAAAATCGCTAGAAATTAAATCTCTAGAACTGTTTGCATTTTCTCTGGCAAAGGTTATACATTGTAATATGGAATAATATTTTTCTGGGTTTAATGCTGTATTATAAAGTACGTCTTCTTCTTTTAACACCTCATCGTTTTCTTCTTCCTCCCCAACCATTTCATACATGGAACGCAATACAAATTGACGGTCTCTAGATAATTTATTAGGCGCGTCTAAAGACGAAAAGTAATTTACATTTGTAAAACGTGCGGTGTGTTCTGCACGCTCCATATAACGCCCCATCCAAAATAAGTTATTGGCTATTCTTGCTAACATATATTATTTATTTTTTTAAAACCCAAGTATCTTTTGACCCTCCACCTTGAGAAGAATTCACTATTAAATTTCCTTTTTTAAGTGCTACACGTGTTAAACCACCTTTTAGCACAAACTCTTTATCTTGACCAAGTAAGGTAAACGTTCGTAAATCGATATGTCGTTGCTCGAAGGACTGACAATCGTCTATGTAAGTAGCATGCACAGAAAGTGAAAGTATTGGTTGTGCAATATATTTTCGCGGATTATCGAGAATCACTTTTTTAACAGCTTCTATTTCTGCCTTTGTTAATCTATTTCCGATGGAAATTCCGTAACCACCTGCTTCATCTACTGGTTTTACTACCAAATTATGAATATTTTCTAAAACGTACTTCAATTCTTTTGGTCGACTACAGTGATACGTATGCACATTATTTAAAATAGGCTCTTCACCTAAATAAAATTTAATAATTTCTGGCATGTACGTGTAAATTGCTTTATCATCTGCAACTCCAGTTCCCGGTGCATTCACCAAAGTAACATTTCCTTTTTTGTAAGCTGAAAACAATCCTGGAACACCAATTGCAGAATCTTCTTTAAACGCCAATGGATCTAAATAAGTGTCATCTATTCGTCTATAAATAACATCAACTTTTTTAAGTCCGTATATGGTTTTCATATACACAAAATCCTTTTCCACAACTAAATCACGACCTTCTACTAACTCTATACCACTGGTTTTAGCTAAAAAAGAATGTTCGTAATAAGCCGAATTAAATACTCCAGGAGTTAAAATAACACAGGTTGGCGTATCGACTCCATTTGGCTTAACCGACTCCATGATTTGCAATAAATTTTCAGAATAATCGGCAACGGGTTCTATATTATAATGATTAAAAGACCCAAACAAAGAACGCTTTAGAGCATTCCTATTATACATTACATAACTAACCCCAGACGGACATCTAATATTATCTTCTAACACATAATATTTACCATCTGAATGCTTTATTAAATCGGTACCTGAAATATGATTATAAATGCCACCTACAGGATCCAAACCACCCATTTGTCTTAAATAATTAGCTGAAGAACTAATTAATTCCATAGGTACAATACCTGCTTTTATAATTTTCTGATCGTGATAAATATCACCTATAAAAGCGTTCAAGGCCTTACAACGTTGTAAAGCTCCAATTTCTATTGTTTGCCACTCATCGTGATCAATAATTCTTGGAAACAAATCAAAAGGAAAAATTTTCTCTTGAGGTTTAGCATCATTGTATACCTGAAAAGTAATACCTTGATCAAACGAATTTGTTTTCGACTTATTATTAAGGTTAATAAATTCCTCTATAGGATATCCGTTATATAAATCGAATAATTTCTTGTAGACGTCTCGAACATTTTTGTCTTTATCGAAAATTTCATCAAATAAATTTTCATTACTATCGTAAGAAGAAAAAAGATGCTTAAAATTAGTTGGGTTCATGCATTTTAGGTTTTTTCTAAATTAATCATTATTTCTCATGTTTTTAATATAAAAAATATATTAATTTCACATTTTCATTCTACTTTCCATAATTTTTGAACATTAATAATATTAATTTCACAAATAAGTTCTCACGAAATAAAACAGAAGTCTTTTAAACTTTTATTTGATTCCATTATCTTAACTTATATTCATGTTTTATATAGTTAAATAAGAATCTATGAACATTGATTTAAGAAGCGACACGGTAACCAAACCAACACCCGGAATGTTAAACGCTATGATGTCTGCTAAAGTTGGAGACGATGTATATCAGGAAGATGAAACCATAAACCTACTAGAAGCACGCATTGCCAAGATGTTTGGAAAGTCGCACGCCATGTTTTTTCCTAGCGGAACAATGGCCAACCAAACGGCCATTAAAATACATACTAATCCTGGCGACCAAGTTATTTGTGACAAATATGCACACATATATAATTATGAAGGTGGCGGTGCCTCTTTTAATAGTGGTGTATCTTGTAAATTAATTGATGGTTACCGTGGCATGTTTACAGCAAAAGATGTCATTGAAGCTATAAATCCGCCAGAATTTTACCACAGTCCATTATCTAAATTGGTTGAAATTGAAAACACAACTAATAAAGGAGGAGGTGCTTGCTGGGATTTAAATGAACTTGAAAAAATTAAACAGGTTTGTAACACAAACAACTTAGGCTTTCATTTAGATGGTGCACGACTTTGGAATGCTTTAGTTGCTAAAAACGAAACACCACAACAATACGGTGCTATTTTCGACACCATCTCTGTATGCTTAAGCAAAGGACTTGGTTGCCCAATTGGTTCTGTTTTAACTGGCGATGAAAAATTTATGACTCATGCTTTACGCATCCGAAAAATGTTGGGAGGAGGCATGAGACAGGGCGGGTTTTTAGCTGCCGCAGGGCTTTATGCATTAGACCATAATATTGACCGTTTAAAAGACGACCATACTAAAGCAAAAGAATTAAGTTTGATATTACAATCTTTACATATTGTAAAACACGTAGAACCGACCGAAACTAACATTGTGATTTTTGAATTGGCTAAAGATGTAAATAGCGAAGACTTCATCTTAAAACTTAAAGCCAATAACATTACAATTAGCGATATGGGCCAAGGTAAACTAAGATTAGTTACACATATTGACTACACAGACAACATGCACTCTAAAACTTTAGAGACTTTAAAGCAATTACAATTTTAAATAAATAAAAAAAAGCCTTCAAAATAAAATTCTGAAGGCTTTAAAATATTTTAATGGAATATTGTTAAACCACACCTTGAGCTAACATAGCATCTGCAACTTTAACAAAACCAGCAATATTTGCTCCTTTAACGTAATCTATATAACCATCTTCTTGCGTTCCATAGGCAACACAAGATGCATGAATATCATTCATAATCTGATGTAATTTTTCATCAACCTCTTCTCTTGTCCAATTTAAACGCAATGAGTTTTGGCTCATTTCTAAACCTGAAGTTGCCACACCACCTGCATTAGAGGCTTTCCCTGGAGAAAATAAAACTTTAGCATCTTGAATAATCTCAATTGCTTCTGGTGTTGTAGGCATATTAGCACCTTCGGCGATAGCGATAACATTATTAGCTATCAACTGTTTCGCATCGTTAGCATCTAATTCATTTTGCGTTGCGCAAGGCATTGCTAAATCGCATTTTACAGACCATGGTCTTTCTCCTGCAATAAATTTAGCACTCGGGTATTGATTTACATATTCGTTTATACGCCCACGTTTTACATTCTTTAGCTCCATAACAAAAGCCAATTTCTCATCGTTTATTCCTTCAGCATCATAAATATATCCTGAAGAATCTGAAAGTGTTACCACTTTTGCTCCAAATTCTGTAGCCTTCTGGCAAGCATATTGCGCCACATTCCCAGAACCCGAAATTACAACTGTTTTACCTGTAAACGACTCGCCACAAGTATCTAACATATTTTTTGCAAAATAAACAGTACCATAACCCGTTGCTTCAGGACGAATTAATGACCCTCCGTACTCCATTCCTTTACCAGTTAAGACTCCAGTAAATTCGTTACGCAACCTTTTATACTGTCCGAATAAATAACCTATTTCACGACCTCCAACACCAATATCTCCCGCTGGAATATCTGTATTAGGACCTATATGTCTGCTTAATTCCGTCATAAACGATTGACAAAAACGCATTACCTCGTTATCACTTTTTCCTTTTGGATTAAAATCGCTTCCTCCTTTTCCTCCTCCCATTGGTAAAGTTGTTAAAGAGTTTTTAAAAGTTTGTTCGAATCCTAAAAATTTTAAAATACTTAAATTTACAGTAGGATGAAAACGTAATCCACCTTTGTATGGCCCTATAGCCGAGTTAAATTCAACCCTAAACCCTCTATTCACTTGAGTTTTACCCTCATCATCAATCCAAGGCACCCTGAAAATTAAAGTACGTTCTGGTTCAACCATACGCTCTAACAACATTTTTCCTTTATATTTTGGGTTATTTTCAATAAATGGAATTACAGTTTCTGCAACCTCATGTACTGCTTGTAAAAACTCTGGCTCATGGCCATCTTTTTGTTTTACAAGCTCTAAAAAAGTATTTATTTGATTTTTCATTCTTTTGAAAATTACGACACCGTTAAGTAATCTTTACATTATAACAACAAATATACATTATCTCTATTTATTACTAACTTTTATCCTTAATTTCAAAATAAATCTAAGTGTTAAAAAAAGTTAATGCGGATTTTTCAAGATTTATTGCATTGGTATTAATCATTTTATATATTTGTTCGTGCTTTTATCCCCTACTTATAAGCAGCATCTATTTTTTAACGTAAAAACAATGCTAAACAACCTTAAACCTCTATCCTTATTTTTATTAATATTTAGTTTTTATAACTCTGTTTATTCACAAAGTTTAACAGGATATGAACTGGGTATTCTTGCAGGTCCTGTACAAATGCGTTCTGATTTCGGTTTGAAAGGAGATAAAGACACAAATCTTGGTAACATAGGATTAGGTGTTGGCGTTATGCTTGATATAAACCCAATGGACTGGGGATCAAGAAGAAACTATGCATACGATCATTTTAAACTTAGATTCGATTTATCTTACAACAAAACAAATCTTAAACACTACGGAAAATTTGTAGACCCTAGTCAGAATAGTGATAATGCTAACAAATTAAGAAATCAGCGTGGGGAAGCTAAAAATTTTAGCGGAGGAATAGCTTTAGAATATTATCCATTAAGTTTAAGAAGTTTCTTCTATAACTTTTTCGACTTTTCGCCCTACATACTACTTGGAGCACAATACACTTTTGCTCAACCAGGAACAAATATTACTGATCCTGATCAATTATATGGACCTTGGGATAAAAATTCTGTAAGCTCTGAGTCTTTTTATACTGGGGCAATTAATACAGGTGTTGGGGTGCGTTTTAAAATTAGTGCCTATTCAGATCTTTTATTTGAAGCGAAATATCACTTTTACAATAGCGATTGGGTAGATGGATTAAACCACCAATTAAGCTACAACAAAAATAACGATGCTTTAATTTGGGTGAATTTTGGTTATGTATATTACCTTAACTAAACTGGGTTAAAATTATTCAGATTCGTTATCTTGAATTATTTTCTTACAAAGTTTAATTTTCTCTTCAAATATCAAATGGCAATATGTACCTTTATTTTTAAATAATAAAGCTATCATATGCACCCTAAATCACATTCATTCTTCTTTATTTTTTGCCTTATTATTTTGGCTTCATGTAGTGAAGAAAAAACAATTACCTTTTCAGAAGAATCTATAACGACGCCTGAAAACACTATAGTAGACATTAATATTCCTCAAGCTGTTGGGGATAACGAAGTCGCACTTCAAATTAACACCATTTTAAAGCAACATGTTAGCGCTTCGCTTCAATTTAACCAGGAGGACCAACGTATAAATGCTATTGAAGATCAAATAAATAGTTTCAATACTGAATACACTAATTTTAAGAATCAATTTCCAGAAAGCGCACAAGAATGGGAAGCTCAAATAGATGGTGAAGTTATGTATGAGACCCCAGAACTCATTAGTATTTCTTTAACGAGCTATACGAATACTGGAGGCGCTCACGGCATATTAGTTATTACCTTTTTAAATTTTAATGGGCAGACAGGAGAACTTATAGAAACAAATAAATTATTTGATGACCAAGACGAATTCTACGAATTCGCAAAGCCCTACTTTAACGAAGAAATTTCTAACAAAAAAGACTTAGTTGTAGATTCTGAAAGTTTTGTACTACCTCAAAACATAGGATACAGTGCAGACGGATTAATATTATTATATAATACCTACGAAATCGCGCCCTATGCAGCAGGAATTACAGAATTTATCATTCCATTTAACGATGCGAATTCTTATTTAAAGTTTGACGGATTTTAATAACGCCATGACAATTCCTAAATGAAGGCCGTCATGAAATAAGACAAACGTTAAGGCTTCATCTATATTATGTATTGTTGTTCCCGTAGTTTCTGGTGTATATTCCGGAAAGTTAACAAAGGCATTATTATTATAATTTATCTTAGTTTGCTTAGCTGTTTCTGTTAATAATTCTTTGATAAGATTAACATCTTCTTGAGTAACGTCAACTTCTGGTTTAGACCCTTTTTTATAAGCATTCACAAAATCGTCTGACACTAACATAGGTACTCCAGATAATTTATAAATTAAGACCTGTTCGGTAGCAATAATATGAGCGATATTCCAAATGATATTGTTATTGTAACCTGGTGGAATTTTATTTAATTCGTCTAGACTTAATTGGTCTAAATATATTCTAAAAAATCCTCTAGTTTTTTCAAACACTTCAAAAGTAAAATTCATTCTATCTATTTTTGACTAAATATAAGTGAAACTCGTTTAAATGCCTTTATTTTGCACTAAAATTGTTTTATTATGAATAAAATATACTACCTAAAAACGTGTAATACATGTATGCGTATTATTAAAGAATTAGACTTGCCTCAAGACGTGATATTTCAAGATATTAAGGAGACGCCTATTACCGTTAAGCAACTTGAAGAACTACATAATTTATCGGGTAGTTATGAAGCCCTTTTTAGTAAACGCGCCAAATTATACAAGGAAATGGATTTAAAAAACCAAGCGTTAGAAGAAACCGATTATAAAAACTACATCTTAGAACATTACACCTTTTTAAGTCGTCCGGTATTAATTTACAACAATCAGATTTTTATTGGAAATAGTAAAAAGAATGTTGCAGCGGCTAAAGAGGCAATACATGAATAAACGCACACTTGCTTTAATTTTACTTTTTCTAGTTCAGGTCTTTTACGGATTAAATTATGGTTTTGCCAACGATGTTATAGATGGCGGCCACATTAAACCTGCAGGGTTTATTTTATTACGATTATTAGGAGCAACAACCCTATTCTGGATTATAAGCCTATTTATTCCTAAAGAAAAGATTGACAAAAAAGACTACTTAACGTTTGTGGCCGCTGCATTTTTCGGAATGTTTCTAAACATGCTTTCTTTTTTTAAAGGCTTAGAATTTACAACGCCCATCCACGCTTCTGTAATTTCTACTATTACTCCAATTGTTGTACTTGTTTTGTCTTCTATTTACTTAAAAGAGAAAATCACTAGCCTTAAAATATTAGGTATAATTTTAGGCTTTACGGGTGCTATTATATTAAGTATTTATGGAAAAGCCATACATTCTGGCGATAATATCTTACTAGGGAATTCATTAATAATTCTTAATGCTATCTCTTTTAGTATTTACCTTATCATTGCAAAAAAACTTACGGCTAAATACCATCCGTTAACTATTATAAAATGGTTATTCCTCTTAGGTTTAATCATGACCACACCTTTTGGTATTCAAGAATTTCGTGAGGTGCAGTGGCATACATTTTCGTCCTACAATATATTTGCAGCATTTTTTGTTGTTGTTTTTGCAACGTTTGGAACCTACTTGTTAAATGTAATTGCTTTAAAACACGTAAAAGCATCTACAGCTAGTATTTTTGTGTATTTGCAACCCATAGTTGCAGCAATTTTCGCTTTAATTATTGGTAGTGATATTATAAATAGCGTCAAAATTATAGCTGCTATTTTAATTTTTATCGGTGTCTATTTAGTGACTAAACCTTCTAAATAAGATTATCCTTTTAAAGGTTTTGGCACTTTATTAAAGGCTCGCGTATCTGCTTTTGTCAGCACCTTAAAATCTTCTGTTTTTGGAAACGCATCCGCAAGTTTCATTAACTGTTCTGGAAGACCTGTTAATTTGCGTTGTTCTAAATCTATCCAACCGCCTAACATTTCGCAATGCGCTATATTGTCGCCTTTTTGGTTATAAAAATTATGCTCGAATCTAAAGAATTTCCCATCTTCGCTTATTCCCGAAACTTCAAGTCCTACAGTAATGGGCTGCCCTAAAAAAGCTTCCTTAAAATAATACATATGCTCGTAAAACACTACTGGACCAATATTATGTTGTGCCATATCTTTAGCAGAAAATCCGCTTTCTAATAAAAAAGCCATTCGCGTGTGGCTCATAAAATTAGTGTAAGCCGAGTTTGCTAAGTGTCGATTAGCATCAATATCACTCCATCGTATTTCAAATTGTTTAGTATACATATCTTTAAGTTTTCATTTCAATAAAAATAAAAAATAATACTGTGCACGCATAATAATTTTAGAATTTTCTAAACGCTTAAGTTTAATTACCTTTGCATAACTTTTAATTATAGTTTATGATATATTCAATGACAGGTTATGGTAAATCTGTAATACAATTACCAACCAAAAAAATTTCTATAGAAATAAAATCTCTTAACAGCAAAAACCTAGATTTGAATACGCGAATGCCTTCTTTTTACAGAGAGAAGGAGCTTAACTTACGTAAACTTATTGCAGATAAGCTTGAACGCGGAAAGATTGATTTTTCAATTTTTGTTGAAATTACTGGAGAAGAAACTTCTACCCAAATTAATAAGCCTGTTGTAAAAGAGTATTTAAAGCAATTGAAAGATATTGTTGATGGAGACACAACCGAGTTATTAAAAATGGCTGTACGTTTTCCAGATGCACTAAGTACCGAGCGCGAAGACATAGACGAAAATGAATGGAAAACCATTTTAAATGAAATTCATGCTGCTTTAAATCACATTACCGAATATCGTTTAGATGAAGGTAGAGTTTTAGAAGCCGATTTTAAAAATAGAATCGCTACCATAGAATCGTTATTAGAAGAGGTAATCGCTATAGATCCAGAGCGTATCGAGGCTGTTAGAGAACGCTTACGTAAAGGTGTAGAAGATTTAAAAGAGAAAGTAGACGAGAACCGATTCGAACAAGAATTGGTATATTATATTGAGAAATACGATATTACTGAAGAAAAAGTACGTTTAAAAAATCATTTAGAATATTTTATGTCTTCATTAAATTCTAAAGATTCTAACGGAAAAAAACTAGGATTTATCGGTCAAGAATTGGGTCGTGAAATTAACACGATTGGTTCTAAAAGTAATTATGCACCTATGCAAAAATTAGTCGTGCAAATGAAAGACGAATTAGAAAAAATTAAAGAACAACTTTTAAACGTATTATAACATGTCGAAAGGGAAACTTATCGTTTTTTCTGCACCCTCAGGCTCTGGAAAAACAACAATTGTAAGGCACTTATTAGGTATTGAAGCTTTGAATTTAGAATTTTCAATTTCGGCTACATCACGAGAAAAACGAGGCACAGAAGAACACGCTAAAGATTATTATTTCTTATCGCTAGAAGATTTTAAATCCAATATTAAAAACGATAATTTCCTAGAATGGGAAGAAGTATATCGCGATAATTTTTATGGGACTTTAAAAAGTGAAGTTGAACGTATTTGGGCGCAAGGTAAACATGTTATTTTCGATATTGATGTGTCAGGAGGTTTACGTATAAAACGTAAATTCCCAGAAGAAACACTTTCCATTTTTGTTAAACCACCAAGTATAGATGAGTTAAAAATTCGTTTAAAAAAGCGTAAAACAGAAACCGAAGATAAAATAAACATGCGTGTAGCTAAGGCTTCGGCAGAATTAGCTACAGCGCCGCTTTTCGATTGTATTATCGAAAACGATACTTTAGAACACGCCCTTACAGAAGCTGAAAGAATTGTTTCAAACTTTATAAGTAAAGATTAAACATTTATGAAAATAGGTCTCTACTTTGGCACCTTTAACCCGATACATATTGGGCATTTAGTGATTGCTAATCACATGGCAGAATACAGCGATTTAGACCAAATTTGGCTGGTGGTTACACCTCATAATCCGTTTAAAAAGAAAAGCACCCTACTAAACAATCACGATCGGTTAGAAATGGTGTATCAGGCCACTAAAGATTACGAAAAATTAGAAGCCAGCGATATCGAGTTTAATTTGCCACAACCTAGCTATACCATTAATACATTAACCTATCTTTTAGAAAAACATCCTAAACATGAGTTTTCGCTAATTATGGGTGAAGACAACTTAAAAGGGTTTCATAAGTGGAAAAACAATGATATTATTTTAGAAAATCACGATATATACGTTTACCCTAGAATTTCTGAAGGTAAAACTGAAAATCAGCTTCTAAATCATCCTAAAATCCACCGTATTGATGCCCCTATAATGGAGATTTCATCAACCTTTATTAGGCAAGCTGTTCGCGATGGCAAAAGTTGCAAACCTTTACTACCCGAATATGTATGGACATACATAGACGAGATGAATTTTTACAAATAAAATGTCTTTCTTACCATTGTGTTAGAAAGTATATAAATTCAATTTTTTTGAATATAAATTTAATATAAGATGAAAAAAAAAGTATTTGTTTCGGGATGTTTCGATATGCTACACAGCGGCCATATTGCATTTTTTAAAGAAGCCTCTACATATGGTGA contains:
- a CDS encoding arsenate reductase family protein produces the protein MNKIYYLKTCNTCMRIIKELDLPQDVIFQDIKETPITVKQLEELHNLSGSYEALFSKRAKLYKEMDLKNQALEETDYKNYILEHYTFLSRPVLIYNNQIFIGNSKKNVAAAKEAIHE
- the gmk gene encoding guanylate kinase, which produces MSKGKLIVFSAPSGSGKTTIVRHLLGIEALNLEFSISATSREKRGTEEHAKDYYFLSLEDFKSNIKNDNFLEWEEVYRDNFYGTLKSEVERIWAQGKHVIFDIDVSGGLRIKRKFPEETLSIFVKPPSIDELKIRLKKRKTETEDKINMRVAKASAELATAPLFDCIIENDTLEHALTEAERIVSNFISKD
- a CDS encoding acyl-CoA thioesterase, translating into MYTKQFEIRWSDIDANRHLANSAYTNFMSHTRMAFLLESGFSAKDMAQHNIGPVVFYEHMYYFKEAFLGQPITVGLEVSGISEDGKFFRFEHNFYNQKGDNIAHCEMLGGWIDLEQRKLTGLPEQLMKLADAFPKTEDFKVLTKADTRAFNKVPKPLKG
- a CDS encoding YicC/YloC family endoribonuclease, with the translated sequence MIYSMTGYGKSVIQLPTKKISIEIKSLNSKNLDLNTRMPSFYREKELNLRKLIADKLERGKIDFSIFVEITGEETSTQINKPVVKEYLKQLKDIVDGDTTELLKMAVRFPDALSTEREDIDENEWKTILNEIHAALNHITEYRLDEGRVLEADFKNRIATIESLLEEVIAIDPERIEAVRERLRKGVEDLKEKVDENRFEQELVYYIEKYDITEEKVRLKNHLEYFMSSLNSKDSNGKKLGFIGQELGREINTIGSKSNYAPMQKLVVQMKDELEKIKEQLLNVL
- a CDS encoding DUF3298 and DUF4163 domain-containing protein, translated to MASCSEEKTITFSEESITTPENTIVDINIPQAVGDNEVALQINTILKQHVSASLQFNQEDQRINAIEDQINSFNTEYTNFKNQFPESAQEWEAQIDGEVMYETPELISISLTSYTNTGGAHGILVITFLNFNGQTGELIETNKLFDDQDEFYEFAKPYFNEEISNKKDLVVDSESFVLPQNIGYSADGLILLYNTYEIAPYAAGITEFIIPFNDANSYLKFDGF
- a CDS encoding DinB family protein, yielding MNFTFEVFEKTRGFFRIYLDQLSLDELNKIPPGYNNNIIWNIAHIIATEQVLIYKLSGVPMLVSDDFVNAYKKGSKPEVDVTQEDVNLIKELLTETAKQTKINYNNNAFVNFPEYTPETTGTTIHNIDEALTFVLFHDGLHLGIVMALLKSVKL
- a CDS encoding DMT family transporter, which translates into the protein MNKRTLALILLFLVQVFYGLNYGFANDVIDGGHIKPAGFILLRLLGATTLFWIISLFIPKEKIDKKDYLTFVAAAFFGMFLNMLSFFKGLEFTTPIHASVISTITPIVVLVLSSIYLKEKITSLKILGIILGFTGAIILSIYGKAIHSGDNILLGNSLIILNAISFSIYLIIAKKLTAKYHPLTIIKWLFLLGLIMTTPFGIQEFREVQWHTFSSYNIFAAFFVVVFATFGTYLLNVIALKHVKASTASIFVYLQPIVAAIFALIIGSDIINSVKIIAAILIFIGVYLVTKPSK
- the nadD gene encoding nicotinate (nicotinamide) nucleotide adenylyltransferase; its protein translation is MKIGLYFGTFNPIHIGHLVIANHMAEYSDLDQIWLVVTPHNPFKKKSTLLNNHDRLEMVYQATKDYEKLEASDIEFNLPQPSYTINTLTYLLEKHPKHEFSLIMGEDNLKGFHKWKNNDIILENHDIYVYPRISEGKTENQLLNHPKIHRIDAPIMEISSTFIRQAVRDGKSCKPLLPEYVWTYIDEMNFYK